In Acinonyx jubatus isolate Ajub_Pintada_27869175 chromosome A3, VMU_Ajub_asm_v1.0, whole genome shotgun sequence, a genomic segment contains:
- the SOWAHC gene encoding ankyrin repeat domain-containing protein SOWAHC, with the protein MEGPVELSPEAVLRFLAERGGRARHAELVQHFRGALGGEPEQRARARALFKELVNAVATVRTDPADGSKYVHLKKRFCEGPLQSEAAPSRDLPSISVTVEPESSSGAPRTPDGRVETQEGGLCPEVASPEASSGPDCEQSHGETPAAALGPPSLTGDSLSGPPLSGGARRKSSQREVQPSPRGPDPGPSEDLEPPPHGCEETDAGSSPGGGVTTPKSTRQNLRDLVMGSSPQLKRSVCPGGSSVGTSSGGGRGKGGGDSDSASVASSSAEEESSGGGSVTLDPLEHAWMLSASDGKWDSLEGLLTCEPGLLAKRDFITGFTCLHWAAKHGRQELLAMLVNFANKHQLPVNINARTSGGYTALHLAAMHGHVEVVKLLVGAYDADVDIRDYSGKKASQYLSQSIAEEIKNLVGALDEDDGESATGSGGGRWRLSKVLPSHLITYKLSHVLEDGGDHHHHHHHHHHHHHHLTEGWAGGKAKDPGRKASGSSSGRIKPRLNKIRFRTQIIHTTPSFRDPEQLLEEGEEEEEDRALKSHSSSFKLRPKSNVFG; encoded by the coding sequence ATGGAGGGGCCCGTGGAGCTCAGCCCAGAGGCCGTGCTGCGTTTCCTCGCGGAGCGCGGGGGCCGGGCCCGGCACGCCGAGCTGGTGCAGCACTTCAGAGGTGCTCTGGGCGGCGAGCCGGAGCagcgcgcccgcgcccgcgctcTCTTCAAGGAACTGGTCAATGCCGTGGCCACGGTGCGCACCGACCCTGCTGACGGCTCTAAGTACGTGCACCTTAAAAAGAGGTTCTGCGAGGGACCCCTCCAGTCAGAAGCCGCGCCCTCGCGTGACCTGCCCAGCATCTCGGTGACCGTAGAGCCAGAGTCCAGTAGCGGCGCCCCAAGGACGCCCGACGGCCGGGTCGAGACCCAGGAAGGCGGCTTGTGCCCAGAGGTGGCGTCTCCCGAGGCGTCCTCGGGTCCAGACTGCGAGCAGAGCCATGGGGAGACACCGGCTGCCGCGCTTGGGCCGCCAAGCCTGACTGGCGACAGCCTGAGCGGGCCGCCGCTGAGCGGCGGGGCCcggaggaaaagctctcagcgCGAGGTCCAGCCTTCCCCCCGGGGACCGGACCCCGGGCCCAGCGAGGACCTAGAGCCCCCACCCCATGGCTGCGAGGAGACGGACGCGGGCAGCTCCCCCGGCGGCGGCGTCACCACCCCAAAATCTACGCGCCAGAACCTTAGGGACCTTGTGATGGGCAGCTCACCGCAGCTGAAGAGGAGCGTCTGTCCTGGGGGCAGCAGCGTGGGGACCTCCTCTGGGGGAGGACGCGGCAAAGGCGGGGGCGACTCAGACAGCGCATCCGTCGCTTCGTCGTCGGCAGAGGAGGAGAGCAGCGGTGGGGGCTCCGTGACGCTGGACCCTCTGGAACACGCCTGGATGCTCTCAGCCTCTGACGGCAAGTGGGATAGCCTGGAAGGGTTGCTCACCTGTGAGCCCGGCCTGCTGGCCAAGAGGGACTTTATAACTGGCTTCACCTGCCTGCACTGGGCCGCCAAGCATGGCAGACAGGAGCTCCTTGCCATGCTGGTCAATTTCGCTAACAAACACCAGCTGCCAGTGAACATTAACGCCAGGACGAGCGGAGGTTACACTGCCCTGCACTTAGCTGCCATGCACGGGCACGTGGAGGTGGTGAAGTTGCTGGTGGGGGCTTACGACGCAGACGTGGACATTAGGGACTACAGTGGGAAAAAGGCCTCTCAATACCTGAGTCAGAGCATCGCTGAGGAGATCAAGAACTTGGTGGGAGCCCTGGATGAGGATGATGGAGAGAGTGCCACTGGCAGCGGGGGTGGGCGATGGAGGCTTTCAAAGGTGCTCCCTTCACACCTCATCACCTACAAACTCTCACATGTCTTAGAGGATGGAGGggatcatcaccatcaccatcaccatcaccaccaccaccaccaccacttaaCTGAGGGATGGGCTGGAGGCAAAGCAAAGGATCCAGGTCGCAAGGCCTCCGGCAGCTCTAGTGGACGAATAAAACCCAGACTCAACAAAATCCGCTTCCGAACCCAGATCATCCACACTACACCCTCTTTCAGAGACCCAGAGCAGCTactggaggaaggagaggaggaagaggaggaccgGGCTCTTAAAAGCCACTCATCTTCATTCAAATTGAGACCGAAGTCCAATGTATTTgggtaa